A genomic stretch from Phycisphaerae bacterium includes:
- a CDS encoding sigma-70 family RNA polymerase sigma factor: MSADESPHHDTQLAAKAVAGDEVALSKLLFSHHERLVAEVGSKLPSDVQGSVSAEDIVQEAYVVAFQRIATFNPEDHERFYPWLAAIARNRLMDAVKAQRAAKRGGGRVAVTGEQTDDEEMVQLLEVLAVHTRTPSRSAADHEAAQAVERALGNLSEDYKEALRLRYLEALPVAQIASRLSRTEGAVHMLCHRGLQAMRLALGDTSKFLTKKS; the protein is encoded by the coding sequence ATGTCGGCGGACGAATCCCCCCACCACGATACTCAGCTTGCCGCCAAGGCCGTGGCCGGCGACGAGGTCGCGCTCAGCAAGCTCCTGTTCAGCCACCACGAACGGCTCGTCGCCGAGGTCGGAAGTAAGTTACCCAGTGACGTGCAGGGAAGCGTTTCCGCCGAGGACATCGTACAGGAGGCGTACGTCGTCGCGTTTCAGCGAATCGCGACATTCAATCCGGAGGATCATGAACGGTTTTATCCCTGGCTGGCGGCGATCGCCCGAAACCGGCTGATGGACGCGGTCAAGGCCCAACGCGCGGCCAAGCGCGGCGGGGGTCGGGTTGCCGTGACAGGCGAACAGACAGACGATGAAGAAATGGTCCAATTGCTGGAGGTGCTGGCCGTGCACACTCGCACGCCCAGCCGCTCCGCTGCGGACCACGAAGCAGCACAGGCCGTCGAACGGGCACTCGGCAATCTATCGGAGGACTATAAGGAAGCGCTTCGCCTTCGGTATCTCGAGGCCCTCCCGGTCGCCCAGATCGCCTCACGCCTGAGCCGTACCGAGGGAGCCGTCCACATGTTGTGTCACCGCGGCCTTCAGGCGATGCGGCTGGCGCTGGGGGACACGTCGAAGTTTTTGACAAAAAAATCGTGA
- a CDS encoding serine/threonine-protein kinase, translated as MLIDKARRRARGVTSEGFSLAGYDIIRQIRRGGQGVVFEAVQRSTGRTVAIKWMRDGSFAGAGDRMRFEREVRVLAQLNHPNIVTIHDSGVTPGGDNYFVMNYIAGLPLDEYVARIGSESKLPHPAQLRGILRLFQKISDAVHTAHLRGIIHRDLKPSNIRVDERGEPHVLDFGLAKVIDQPTGLGGPLDEPSQLAHRLGGAAEFTQSGQFIGSLPWASPEQVEGRTELIDIRTDVYSLGVMLFQTLTGRFPYPVLGHIREVMDHITRTAPTRPSTIRTALDDEIETIVLKCLAKEPERRYQSAGDLSRDLDRYLAGEAIEAKRDSIHYVLRKQLRRYRVPLGIAAAFIFLLIAGLGASLYSWQQARNEASKSRAALDFVAEMFGAIDPVLARGHDVTVAEVLNPAAEKVAHAFADQPQAESVVRGVLGRAYSHVARYKDAQRELQSAWDLRQSLGQTDDAEALTLQHDLGLAILQAGDVERSQEILRRVRDKRATLLGPESREALATRSVLALIKQLSGDVEGAITDTRAVLADQERTLGRNDRDTLDSIASLADMLQTSGKLDEALAVAHDAAQRASTEYGADSNLALMTKSIEAEALLALDRHSEAASLLDQVIKGKEKLYGESHPSTLLSLDLLATALLRSHQDDKAIALRRTIVARASQSLGERDPSAMAYFNNFAQALRQTGHLDEAEPIFRRLIALHREVSGPKARDTLIIMGNLGLLLMQREKPDEAMPLLEDVLKGFRESLAADHWMIGVAMMNVGRCQTALHRHAEAETTLLEAHAFLEKALGHAHERTIQARLALAKLYEAWGKGDKVAEWQVEPATSQRAPEPATSKPGGAASQLTTSQASAR; from the coding sequence ATGCTCATCGACAAGGCCCGACGACGCGCCCGGGGCGTCACCTCTGAAGGCTTCAGTCTGGCGGGCTACGACATCATTCGCCAGATCCGGCGAGGGGGTCAAGGCGTCGTCTTCGAGGCCGTCCAGCGCTCCACCGGCCGTACCGTCGCCATCAAGTGGATGCGCGATGGCTCGTTCGCCGGCGCCGGAGATCGGATGCGCTTTGAGCGCGAGGTCCGCGTTCTGGCGCAGCTTAACCACCCCAACATCGTCACCATTCATGACAGCGGAGTGACGCCGGGGGGCGACAACTACTTCGTCATGAATTACATCGCGGGCCTGCCGCTGGATGAATATGTCGCGCGCATCGGTTCCGAGAGCAAACTGCCGCATCCTGCGCAATTGCGGGGAATCTTGAGGCTGTTTCAAAAAATAAGTGACGCCGTTCACACTGCACACCTGCGCGGCATTATTCACCGCGACCTGAAACCATCGAACATCCGCGTGGACGAGCGCGGCGAACCGCATGTGCTGGATTTTGGCCTGGCGAAGGTAATCGACCAGCCGACAGGACTCGGGGGCCCGCTGGATGAACCGTCGCAATTGGCCCATCGGCTCGGCGGTGCGGCGGAATTCACACAGTCCGGTCAGTTCATAGGGTCGCTGCCCTGGGCCAGTCCGGAACAGGTCGAAGGCCGCACGGAGCTGATCGACATTCGGACCGACGTCTATTCTCTCGGGGTGATGCTGTTTCAGACGCTGACCGGTCGGTTCCCCTATCCGGTGCTGGGGCACATCCGAGAAGTGATGGACCACATTACTCGAACCGCTCCGACCCGCCCGAGCACTATACGAACTGCCCTCGACGACGAAATTGAGACTATTGTTCTCAAATGCCTCGCCAAGGAACCGGAACGCAGATACCAAAGTGCCGGCGACCTGTCCCGCGATCTGGATCGGTACCTGGCCGGCGAAGCGATCGAGGCCAAGCGGGATTCCATCCACTATGTTCTTCGAAAGCAGCTTCGGCGCTATCGCGTACCTTTGGGCATCGCCGCTGCATTCATTTTTTTGCTCATCGCTGGGCTTGGCGCAAGTCTCTATTCATGGCAGCAGGCCCGGAACGAAGCCTCTAAATCGCGCGCAGCCCTCGATTTTGTCGCCGAGATGTTCGGCGCGATCGACCCGGTCTTGGCGCGCGGACACGACGTTACCGTAGCGGAAGTACTCAACCCGGCAGCAGAAAAAGTGGCACACGCTTTTGCTGACCAACCGCAGGCCGAGTCCGTCGTGCGCGGTGTACTGGGCCGGGCCTATTCTCATGTCGCACGATACAAAGATGCCCAGCGCGAGTTGCAAAGCGCCTGGGACCTGCGGCAATCGTTGGGGCAGACCGATGATGCCGAGGCGCTGACGCTGCAGCACGACCTGGGGCTCGCCATTCTGCAAGCAGGCGACGTGGAGCGCAGCCAGGAGATTTTGCGCCGTGTGCGTGACAAGCGAGCGACTCTTCTGGGGCCCGAAAGCCGCGAAGCGTTGGCGACGCGGAGTGTGCTGGCGCTCATTAAGCAGTTAAGCGGCGACGTCGAAGGCGCCATCACCGATACGCGCGCCGTACTGGCGGATCAGGAACGCACTCTGGGGCGGAACGATCGCGACACGCTTGATTCGATCGCCAGTCTCGCGGACATGCTGCAAACATCCGGAAAGCTGGACGAAGCATTGGCCGTCGCACATGATGCCGCGCAGCGTGCATCGACCGAGTATGGCGCCGACAGCAACCTCGCTTTGATGACCAAAAGCATCGAAGCGGAAGCGCTCCTCGCGCTCGATCGGCATTCAGAGGCCGCTTCCCTGCTGGATCAGGTCATTAAGGGAAAAGAGAAGCTCTACGGAGAGTCTCATCCCAGCACCCTTTTGTCACTCGATCTACTCGCGACCGCCCTTCTTCGCTCGCATCAGGATGACAAGGCCATTGCGCTCCGCCGTACCATCGTCGCGCGAGCGAGTCAATCTCTGGGGGAGCGTGATCCTTCGGCTATGGCCTATTTCAACAACTTCGCGCAAGCCCTGCGTCAGACGGGACATCTCGACGAAGCTGAACCGATCTTCCGTCGCCTCATCGCTCTGCATCGCGAAGTCAGCGGGCCCAAGGCACGTGACACGCTCATCATCATGGGTAACCTGGGTTTGCTTCTCATGCAGCGCGAAAAGCCGGACGAAGCAATGCCGCTGCTTGAAGACGTACTCAAGGGTTTTCGTGAATCACTCGCTGCCGATCACTGGATGATCGGAGTCGCGATGATGAATGTGGGCCGATGTCAGACCGCTCTCCATCGCCACGCCGAGGCAGAGACCACGCTACTGGAGGCGCATGCATTTCTCGAGAAAGCGCTCGGTCACGCGCACGAACGTACGATTCAGGCCCGGCTCGCGCTGGCCAAACTGTACGAAGCCTGGGGAAAAGGCGACAAAGTCGCGGAGTGGCAAGTCGAGCCGGCCACGTCACAGAGGGCCCCAGAACCAGCCACGTCAAAGCCGGGCGGGGCGGCTTCCCAACTCACGACATCACAAGCCTCGGCCCGCTAA
- a CDS encoding error-prone DNA polymerase: protein MPDKADPKVHAHPFKRAAPTGEGSDGPGYTPSLVTYAELTVTSNYTFLTGASHPDELIDQAAALGDRAIALTDCNSLAGIVRAHVAAKETGIPFLVGCRLRFVEATGLSLFVYPTDRASYGRLCRLLTLGKRRAPKGECHLWLDDLDNYAEGLLAIAWFESPTDADVPEIIARLDKLFDDDRLSLALARLYTPNDSACQEAVVRLAGESGVPLVVVGDVYYHIPQRKVLHDALACVRHGCTLDEAGFRLFPNAERYLKPPEEMARLFAEYPEALARTIHIAERAAGFSLDQLRYEYPHEICPPGISPMEHLRQLTWQGADDRYPHGVPEKVRRQIEHEFTLIEELNYAPYFLTVHDLVRYARSRGILCQGRGAAANSAVCYCLGVTAVDPDRINLLFERFVSRERDEPPDIDIDFEHERREEVIQYIYEKYGRDRSGLTAEVITYRSRSAVRDIGKALGLSLDAVDRIAKRVHDWHEDGLSAQKLTALGFDAYDATQRLFLWLVDQILGFPRHLSQHVGGFVISRGPLCELVPIENAAMENRTVIEWDKDDIEALGILKIDVLGLGMLSCIRKAIALIDHHHGRSFTLASIPSEDPNVYDVICAADTVGVFQIESRAQMTMLPRLKPRCFYDLVIEVAIVRPGPIIGDMVHPFLRRRNGEEPVIYPDEKIKQVLGRTLGVPLFQEQAMALAIVAAGFTPGEAEKLRRTISAWKSRGKDSIPRYRHRFIEGMVGNGYERKFAEQCFERLKGFSEYGFPESHSASFALLVYASAWIKCYYPAAFAAAMINSQPMGFYAPAQIIRDARDHGVEVRPVDVNWSEWDCTLEEQGLRDLGIEGIREELMEPAPSPPQSLRLGMRMVKGLREADARAIVEAVRQHGPFASMVDLWRASEVSASSLHTLALADAFGSMSLDRQQALWSAQSLRGKPLPLFDAPQRASEPQDRAADLPPTSAPREVARDYHTVGLSLKAHPLSFLREALAKRRILTAAQIRDERCCPHGRWASVAGVVLFRQRPGTAKGVMFMTLEDETGRADLIVRPRVYQRDAAAALYGQIVIAKGRVERDGQVVHILASRVEEITSKLLALPSMSRDFQ from the coding sequence GTGCCAGACAAGGCCGATCCCAAGGTGCATGCCCATCCGTTCAAGCGCGCCGCGCCGACGGGAGAGGGTTCGGATGGCCCCGGCTACACGCCGTCGCTCGTCACCTACGCGGAGCTGACCGTCACGAGCAATTACACGTTTCTCACAGGGGCGAGCCATCCGGACGAATTGATCGACCAGGCCGCCGCGCTGGGCGATCGGGCGATCGCGCTGACGGACTGCAATTCGCTCGCCGGGATCGTCCGTGCGCACGTCGCCGCGAAGGAGACGGGCATCCCCTTCCTCGTGGGTTGCCGGCTGCGGTTCGTGGAGGCGACGGGGCTGTCGCTCTTCGTCTATCCGACGGACCGCGCGTCATACGGACGGCTGTGCCGCCTGCTGACGCTCGGCAAGCGCCGCGCCCCTAAAGGAGAGTGTCACCTATGGCTGGACGATCTCGACAATTATGCGGAGGGGCTGCTGGCGATCGCGTGGTTCGAGTCACCGACCGATGCGGACGTGCCGGAGATCATCGCCCGACTGGACAAGCTCTTTGACGACGATCGCCTGTCGCTAGCCCTCGCCCGACTATACACGCCGAACGATTCGGCATGTCAGGAGGCGGTCGTTCGCCTCGCGGGCGAGTCGGGCGTACCGCTCGTCGTCGTCGGCGACGTGTACTACCACATCCCGCAGCGCAAGGTCCTGCACGACGCGCTGGCCTGCGTTCGCCACGGCTGCACGCTGGACGAGGCGGGCTTTCGGCTGTTTCCCAACGCCGAGCGCTACCTCAAGCCGCCGGAGGAAATGGCCCGCCTCTTCGCCGAGTATCCCGAGGCGCTGGCGCGGACCATCCACATCGCGGAGCGGGCGGCCGGTTTTTCACTCGATCAGCTTCGCTACGAATACCCGCACGAGATCTGCCCGCCGGGCATATCGCCGATGGAGCACCTGCGGCAGCTCACCTGGCAGGGCGCCGACGATCGCTATCCGCACGGCGTGCCGGAAAAAGTCCGCCGCCAGATCGAGCACGAATTCACGCTCATCGAAGAATTGAACTACGCGCCGTACTTTCTGACGGTCCACGACCTGGTCCGGTATGCCCGCTCCCGCGGCATCCTCTGCCAGGGCCGCGGCGCGGCGGCCAACTCCGCGGTCTGCTACTGCCTCGGCGTCACGGCCGTGGACCCCGACCGGATCAACCTGCTCTTCGAACGGTTCGTCAGCCGCGAGCGCGACGAGCCGCCGGACATCGACATCGACTTCGAGCACGAGCGCCGCGAGGAGGTCATTCAATACATCTACGAAAAGTACGGCCGCGACCGATCCGGGCTGACAGCGGAAGTGATCACCTATCGCAGCCGCAGCGCCGTCCGCGACATCGGCAAGGCGCTGGGCCTCTCGCTGGACGCGGTGGACCGCATCGCCAAGCGCGTACACGACTGGCACGAGGACGGCCTGTCGGCGCAGAAGCTCACGGCCCTCGGCTTCGACGCGTATGACGCAACGCAGCGATTGTTCCTGTGGCTGGTGGATCAGATCCTCGGCTTTCCGCGGCACCTCTCGCAGCACGTCGGGGGCTTTGTGATTTCGCGCGGCCCGTTGTGTGAACTGGTGCCGATCGAAAACGCGGCGATGGAGAACCGCACTGTCATCGAATGGGACAAAGACGATATTGAGGCGCTCGGAATACTCAAGATCGACGTGCTTGGCTTAGGGATGTTGAGTTGTATTCGTAAGGCGATAGCGCTGATCGATCACCATCATGGCCGGTCATTCACGCTTGCCTCGATTCCCTCCGAAGATCCGAACGTCTATGACGTCATTTGCGCCGCCGATACCGTCGGCGTCTTCCAGATCGAGTCCCGCGCGCAAATGACGATGTTGCCCCGGCTCAAGCCCCGCTGCTTCTACGATCTCGTCATCGAAGTCGCCATCGTCCGGCCGGGGCCGATCATCGGCGATATGGTCCATCCCTTCCTGCGCCGACGAAACGGCGAGGAGCCGGTCATCTATCCCGATGAAAAGATCAAGCAGGTGCTGGGCCGGACGCTCGGCGTGCCGCTGTTTCAGGAGCAGGCGATGGCGCTGGCCATCGTGGCGGCGGGCTTTACGCCCGGCGAAGCGGAGAAGCTCCGCCGGACGATCAGCGCCTGGAAGAGCCGCGGCAAGGACTCCATCCCGCGCTATCGCCACCGCTTCATCGAGGGCATGGTCGGCAATGGCTATGAGCGCAAGTTCGCCGAGCAGTGCTTCGAGCGGCTCAAGGGCTTCAGCGAATACGGCTTCCCCGAATCGCACTCGGCGAGCTTCGCCCTGCTCGTCTATGCCTCGGCATGGATCAAGTGCTATTACCCGGCCGCCTTCGCCGCGGCGATGATCAACAGCCAGCCGATGGGCTTCTACGCCCCCGCGCAGATCATCCGCGACGCCCGCGATCACGGCGTGGAGGTGCGGCCGGTCGATGTGAATTGGAGCGAGTGGGATTGTACGTTGGAAGAGCAGGGATTAAGGGATTTAGGGATTGAGGGAATAAGGGAAGAACTGATGGAGCCCGCTCCTTCTCCCCCTCAATCCCTTCGCTTGGGCATGCGGATGGTCAAGGGCCTGCGCGAAGCCGACGCCCGCGCGATCGTGGAGGCCGTGCGGCAACACGGGCCGTTCGCTTCAATGGTCGATCTGTGGCGGGCCAGCGAGGTGTCGGCTTCGTCGCTGCACACGCTCGCCCTCGCCGATGCCTTCGGCTCGATGAGCCTCGACCGGCAACAGGCATTGTGGTCGGCGCAGTCGCTGCGCGGCAAGCCGCTGCCGCTGTTCGACGCGCCGCAGCGCGCGTCCGAGCCGCAGGATCGCGCCGCCGACCTGCCGCCGACCTCCGCGCCCCGCGAAGTGGCCCGCGACTATCACACCGTCGGCCTGTCGCTCAAGGCGCATCCGCTGTCGTTCCTCCGCGAAGCCCTGGCAAAGCGGCGGATCCTCACCGCCGCGCAGATTCGCGACGAGCGCTGCTGCCCGCACGGTCGCTGGGCGAGCGTCGCCGGCGTCGTGCTGTTTCGCCAGCGACCGGGCACGGCCAAGGGTGTGATGTTCATGACGCTGGAGGATGAGACCGGCCGCGCGGACCTGATCGTCCGCCCGCGCGTCTATCAGCGCGACGCGGCGGCGGCGTTGTACGGCCAGATCGTCATTGCGAAGGGCCGCGTCGAGCGTGATGGACAGGTCGTGCATATCCTGGCAAGCCGGGTAGAGGAGATCACGAGCAAGCTACTCGCCCTCCCCTCGATGTCGCGGGATTTTCAATAA
- a CDS encoding DNA polymerase Y family protein: MPRALSIYLPGWPIRLAQRRDRSDARRWGDPGSGRPDAAAWLLWTSQPRRAGVQEVVHGCERAAAAGVRAGMTLAHARSLLAGMAVRDQATTPEEDAAALRRLARWMLRFAPVVAPDDPDGLMLDIAGCEKLFGGEREHARRIAAALARWGLRPRLAVAPTFACARAMARYGREEIIWIAEGAVREALGPLPVRALRIDERSVEALADVGIERIEHLFVLPREELAARFGRELLERLDRATGAVVETIQPIQLARRFEAAHAFDGPVRRPEIIEATTRELLTRLLKQLQTADRGVLELIVLLRCVDMGPETLSLRLTYPNRDSAHLWKLLSPRLERVHLGFGVEEITLRASRTGRMARQQAAFLRETAQEAADQPTALGELVDRLIDRLGGAAVTQVQPAETYVPEAAFVHTAVREIAPRTSGRARVAERAIYPADRPSQLFDSPEPLRILSLVPDGPPVWLEWRGQSGKVVSGVGPERITLPWWDHRLLAGATLRDYYEVEDEHGRRLWVYRDGGSGEWFVHGQWM, from the coding sequence GTGCCGAGGGCGCTGTCCATCTATCTGCCCGGCTGGCCGATCCGGCTGGCGCAGCGGAGAGACCGATCCGACGCGCGGCGCTGGGGCGACCCCGGCAGCGGACGGCCTGACGCGGCGGCCTGGCTGCTGTGGACGTCGCAGCCCCGGCGCGCCGGGGTGCAGGAAGTGGTCCACGGCTGCGAGCGGGCGGCGGCAGCCGGCGTCCGGGCGGGGATGACGCTGGCGCACGCGCGAAGCCTGCTCGCGGGAATGGCCGTGCGGGATCAGGCCACGACGCCGGAGGAAGATGCCGCAGCGCTGCGGCGGCTGGCGCGGTGGATGCTGCGCTTTGCGCCCGTCGTCGCCCCGGACGATCCCGATGGATTGATGCTGGATATCGCCGGTTGCGAGAAGCTTTTCGGCGGCGAGCGCGAGCACGCCCGGCGGATCGCCGCGGCGCTGGCGCGATGGGGGCTGCGACCGCGACTGGCCGTCGCGCCAACGTTCGCGTGCGCGCGGGCCATGGCGCGTTATGGCCGAGAAGAGATCATCTGGATCGCGGAGGGCGCGGTTCGTGAGGCGCTGGGGCCGCTGCCGGTCCGTGCCCTGCGGATCGACGAGCGATCAGTCGAGGCGCTGGCCGACGTAGGCATCGAGCGAATCGAGCACCTCTTCGTCCTGCCCCGCGAGGAACTGGCGGCGCGGTTCGGCCGGGAACTCCTGGAGCGGCTAGATCGGGCCACGGGCGCGGTGGTTGAGACGATCCAACCGATTCAACTGGCCCGGCGCTTCGAGGCGGCGCACGCCTTTGACGGGCCCGTCCGGCGGCCGGAGATCATCGAGGCGACAACGCGCGAGTTGTTGACGCGGCTGCTCAAGCAGTTGCAGACCGCCGATCGCGGCGTTCTGGAATTGATCGTCCTCTTACGGTGCGTGGACATGGGGCCGGAAACGCTGTCGCTGCGGCTGACCTATCCCAATCGCGATTCCGCGCATTTGTGGAAGCTCTTGTCGCCGAGGCTGGAACGCGTGCATCTGGGCTTCGGTGTCGAGGAAATCACGCTGCGGGCCTCGCGCACCGGCCGGATGGCCCGTCAACAGGCGGCGTTTCTCCGCGAGACGGCGCAGGAAGCCGCCGATCAGCCGACGGCCCTGGGCGAGTTGGTCGATCGGCTGATTGATCGGCTGGGCGGCGCGGCGGTGACGCAGGTGCAACCGGCCGAGACGTATGTGCCCGAGGCGGCGTTCGTCCATACGGCCGTCCGCGAGATCGCGCCGCGCACGTCGGGCCGCGCGCGCGTCGCCGAGCGGGCGATCTACCCCGCCGATAGGCCCTCGCAGCTTTTCGATTCGCCCGAGCCCCTGCGCATCCTGTCGCTCGTGCCCGACGGGCCGCCGGTCTGGCTGGAGTGGCGGGGCCAATCGGGCAAAGTGGTGAGCGGCGTCGGACCGGAGCGGATCACGCTGCCGTGGTGGGATCACCGGCTATTAGCCGGTGCCACACTGCGGGATTACTACGAGGTGGAGGACGAGCACGGCCGGCGATTGTGGGTCTATCGCGACGGCGGCTCGGGTGAGTGGTTTGTGCATGGTCAATGGATGTAG